The DNA sequence TTTCCACTAAGAATTGAGAAACGCTGAAATGCAAGAGGAATTTACTTTTGTTTGCCGTTTGTCAATTGTGGGTTTCATGGAGGTTAAAGTTGAAATGAACTTAGTTTTGACTCAACCGTGCATTTAGATGTTTTGTAGTGCACATATGAAGTGCACTTAGATGCTATTAGCATCCAAATGAGTCATAAATCTTCCAGCTTGCCCTAAGTAAGACAAAATATGTGGATTttgaaaaatccaaattttttaaAGCACGGAACAACCACAAAGAGCACGATGACCATCTTCTTTAAACAACTTACAGTGTTCACACATTCCTAACGGAAAAATCTCCTTTACAACTAAATTATGTTTTGTAGGTAGATTATTTTTTCATGCCTTCCACCCAAAAATTTTCACTTTATTTAGCAGTTTCAAATTCTAGAAATGTCTCCAAAACTTTGGTGTCATCAAAATTAGAACTTTCAGCATTATCTGTTGGATATAACACTACAAAGTTGTTACTTGTATGGTAGCCATATTTCACATAATAATAGCCACTCTTGTTTCCTAGGCACACAATTTTGCAGTCCACTGTACTTACATTCAAGAACGTAGAGAACCAATCTAGATTAGCAAAAAAATGAcctatttgttttgaatttgccAGAGAAATAGCAGTTCGCTTTCGACCCGGGGTCCACCCTCTCATTGAAGATGAAGCCCTAACTGATGGTTTATAAATAGCCTGTGTATTTTGTGACTAAGTTGATTTATTTGGACCATTAGAAGCCCCGATGTAGGTTAGAGGCCTAGGCCAAAATCATTTGTGACTCATTGAACAAAGTCCACATGTGTCTTCGTCAAACTCTGGGAGCAATTGCCACCAATAGTAATCGCATCCACCATTGATTCCATTGTTGAACCACCAAGAATCGATACAGTGGACATGGATGCAGAAACACCTTTTGTCGGCAGCACAAATACCCTGTTGGAAGTGGTTGAGATATTGTTTTCCCACGCCACCCCTGTCTCCACCAATCGCTaacccgaaaaaaaaaaaataaataaataaattcttgcTCTGGTAGTGGAGACCCACCTCAGTTCCTCAAATGTGTGCATGTACCATAGTTAATCTTTGTTTGGTGATCAGAAGGCTAAAAACATCAAGACTTTGAGATAGAGATACCACCACAGTGAGTAACGCATAGTACAAACAAtagtttttttctctctctctctaatcaaATTCTACATTCATTtcctaaaaattatataattctttCGTAACTCATCTTACAATTAATCAACATAATTAGTAGCGCCAGTGCTTTGTAACAAaatggaaaatactttagtcacaaagagattatacaaaactAAACTCACAACTGATGTGGCTTAATATACTGATATGtcatattgtaaagttacttttattataaagtagatctaaagGATTTCATGAAACTAGATCATtttgtgggtttattttgtataatctattTGTATCTATCGCacttctaaaaaaaagtatagaatttttttcttaagttttattttacataattgcCGCTTGATTTAAATTATAGTTGTGAAAAAGATGTAATTTGTATTGTTACTTGTTGGCACAAACTATCTTAACTAAATAATTAAGCCTCGGGATTTAGGTTTTTGGTTTGAAAGAAGTCTAGCAAGTAATGTGTGAACATTAAATGtgcccaaaaaaataataattgggtGTATGGAAATGAATGGTCCGGGAAGTTGCATTGGCAATATACTCGCACTAAATTTTACATGTGCAATATTTTTGAACAAAGGGTTCTCCATTTTatctaaaagaaagaaagaaaaaataaagaaagatggACAAAATGGGTGGAAGAGACAATGTCATGTATATAGAGACACAGCACAAGGTGCTTGGACCATTGGGCACCCCATTTCATGTCTCCCTACAATCTCTAGTGTTACTCTGTAGATGTGAAATGGTCTGAACAAAACACAATGCTGAAAAAGGAAGCGACTTCAAACCTACTGCTAGAAACTCTAGAGTTTAATATAGGGTGAGCCTAAAACAATGGCCCAAAGGACGAGAAAACCTCATAATCAGGATTCCTTCAAAAAATCGATAAAAGACAACAAAAGAAGAAGGCATCAATATATGCTAGaagtaaaaaagatggagaattTGCATCATGCTGAAATGTCACACAAATGAGCAACACAGAATCATGTCAATCGATAGTGAAATCATGTCAGATATTCTACCAAGAAGAATTTGCATCACATGAGATATGAGCATTGAAGCATGCAATGTCCTTCTACACTTTGAATGATTTATAAGATCAAGAACTTTGTGAAAAACCCCCTGGGTTTTAGAAAGAGTTATGCTGCCCCAATGAGAAAACCCAGCTGACTTTCTACAACTAAACTCTTGAACATATGTCCATGTTAAGAGGAATAAACTATTCAGAAAACATATACATCAAAGCAAAAAGGAGAGGGCACTCATGTATTCAATTAATGCTCGTTCCCATGCAGGGAAGAGTTCAGCGGCAGTCACATGATTTGGTTAAATCCCCAAACTAACATATCCCAAAACGAGAACCAACCCTTCTCTTGTTATTCTAGAAAAAGGATAAACACTCCTTTGGTATCTCCACTCTTCTTTTATCGCTCAGTGTTTTATGATGAACATTTTACTGCGTTAATATTAtgaattgagaaaaattttatacagtACATCTTTTCTCGTATTGCATACAACTATCATACAGAGTACACCGTTTCTTGATATTATTCAAATTGCCACACTAATAGTATTGACAACTAAATATGCGCATAGAGAATTGAACAACTGGGTAagtaatttatgtttgaataaATCTAGATTGAACTAATAAATGAGGATGGATCTGGAGGAACTGGCACTTCAACAGCTCCTTCCATCATCTGTATGACTTTCTTCATTGTTGGCCTTAGCGATGGATCCTCCTGAATGCACCATATTGCAATCATCACATATCTCTCCACTCTCTTCATGTCAGGCATCGCTTCCTCATCATTCCCCAATGGGagatccagtttcctctctTTATAGCAGTCATACACCCAATCAGCAAGTATCATCTGATCCTCATTTTGTACATCTGCTTCAAAACTCTTTCGGCAGCAGATGATCTCTAGCAACAATATTCCAAAGCTGTAAACATCCACCTTGACTGTAACGGGCATGTTTCTGAACCATTCAGGGGCTACATAACCTTTGGTTCCTCTGATTCCGGTCATAGTCCGAGTCTGGTCTGTCTTCAAAAGCTTGGCTAATCCAAAGTCAGAAATTCTTGGTGTCAAAGAGTCATCCAAAAGGATGTTCTGTGGCTTGATATCGCAATGTATGATCTGGGTGCTGCACTCTTCATGCAAGTACGAGAGCCCTCTTGCAGTTCCTAATGCAATTTGTATTCTTTGGTACCATTTAGGCCGTGATCCTTCAAAGAGGAAGTTTGCTAGAGAACCACGGCTCATGAATTCATATACAATAAGCCTGTGCTGCCCCTCATTATTGAAACCAAGCAGTTGTACCAAATTTTTGTGATTTGTTCTGCCAATAGCACTCACTTCTGCTTTGAACTCCTGATCGCCTTGTGTCACGATATTGTTCaactttttaactgcaacaggCTTCCCATGATCAGATTCTAGGGTCCCTTTATAAACTGTTGCAAAAGCACCATGCCCCAGCTCATCCTTGAATCCATTTGTAGCTTTTTTTAGTTCCTCATAGGTGAAACTTCGCAAGTTCATGCCTGGCATCACTGGGTATGTTTGAAGGACCTTTGGCTTAAAATAATCGAAGCGAAAGATAGCCAGAATGGCCGCCAACAGCAAGAGTAGGTTGAAAAACACCGAGCTGCTTAAGAGCACCGATCCAATAAGGATCAGAGTTGAACGATCTTTCTTCTTAGAATCTGCACTTGAAGGCTTGAAAATTGAATTATCTTTCGGTATTTTGATCAGGGCCTTTCCTCCCATAATGGAGTCCATCCTTCCATTCGAGAGTGGAAATCTCTTCTTCCAACACCCTCCGTTTCTGAAAACGGCAACAGCGCAAAAACAATCAACCAAGCAAGCATTCCTGCACCAATCCTCAGTTTGGCTTGGAAAATATTCATAATCAGATTTGCCGGACCAATCTGTATTTTGCATGGGATAAAGGTAAAAAAGATCCGTTTCCGGCATTGATTCATTACAACTTTGTTGGATAAAGTTTGCTTTACATCCTTTCCTTTCGTCATCTGGATCGATGTGAGCGTATCCTTCCGGGCATATGCAACGAGGTCTTTGATCATGACCTTCTAATTTGCAGTAGCTGTTGAAACCACAAGCTCCACCGCCTGTATCTTCCATTATGTGGCAGACATTAGGAGGTATGAAGTTCGACGTAGGGGTCCAAGCCGAAGGCCAACTCGTGGAATTCGAAATATTTGGGCGTTTTGGGTATAAATAATGCCTAAAAACTCCATCATATTCAAGAATCGCTATCTGAT is a window from the Carya illinoinensis cultivar Pawnee chromosome 14, C.illinoinensisPawnee_v1, whole genome shotgun sequence genome containing:
- the LOC122293902 gene encoding G-type lectin S-receptor-like serine/threonine-protein kinase LECRK3, which translates into the protein MALAFPNPLPSSLLLLLLMMACSTSAQTYRNQSMGSSLTAKDGGSSWASPSGDFSFGFQRIGNGGYLLAIWFNKIPEKTIVWAANRNNLVPRGSKVQLTTDGQFVLNDPKGKEIWGADMARSGVAYAAMLDSGNLVLATQNSVYLWESFKFPTDTILPTNTIGQNGKLVARYLETNYSNGRFQLSLKSDGNLVLQTRHFPLDSANHDYWSTETVGSGFQVVFNQSGSIYVAAKNGSILNMISSYAGSTQDFYQIAILEYDGVFRHYLYPKRPNISNSTSWPSAWTPTSNFIPPNVCHIMEDTGGGACGFNSYCKLEGHDQRPRCICPEGYAHIDPDDERKGCKANFIQQSCNESMPETDLFYLYPMQNTDWSGKSDYEYFPSQTEDWCRNACLVDCFCAVAVFRNGGCWKKRFPLSNGRMDSIMGGKALIKIPKDNSIFKPSSADSKKKDRSTLILIGSVLLSSSVFFNLLLLLAAILAIFRFDYFKPKVLQTYPVMPGMNLRSFTYEELKKATNGFKDELGHGAFATVYKGTLESDHGKPVAVKKLNNIVTQGDQEFKAEVSAIGRTNHKNLVQLLGFNNEGQHRLIVYEFMSRGSLANFLFEGSRPKWYQRIQIALGTARGLSYLHEECSTQIIHCDIKPQNILLDDSLTPRISDFGLAKLLKTDQTRTMTGIRGTKGYVAPEWFRNMPVTVKVDVYSFGILLLEIICCRKSFEADVQNEDQMILADWVYDCYKERKLDLPLGNDEEAMPDMKRVERYVMIAIWCIQEDPSLRPTMKKVIQMMEGAVEVPVPPDPSSFISSI